The genomic DNA TCTCGTCGTTCTTTCCGAGAATATTGATCAGCTCGATTGCGACCTCCAATCGACCGGTCGTGCCGCCGCAAACCATGTTGTAAAGGCCCCAATGCTCCTTTTCAAACAGGAATTTCACGTTCCTTGCGAAATCATGGGTGTACGTTGGCGTACCCATTTTATCGTTGACAACGAACAACTCCCTATTCCCATCTTTGAGCTGCTTCATCAATTTCTGTATGAACTTCTTATCCTTTTCCGGGCCCGCCCCCATCATCCACCCGGCCCGGCAAATTATATGTTTCGCTTTGTTCTCTTTTACAAAAAGCTCGCCCATATATTTGCTGCGAGCGTAGACCCCTAGCGGATTCGGTAAATCCCAATCGTCATAGGTGTCCTGATTTCCATCGAAAATACCTGCGGTGCTAATGTAAAGCAGAGGGATGTCGAGTTCATTACTGATGTGTACCGCATTCTCAACCGATAACGTGTTGGTATCATATGTATCATCGGGATTGAGATCACAGTATTCAAGGCTTGTGAAGGCACCCAAATGAAACAAATAATCCGGATCAAACGCGTAAACATCCTTTTTATAAGCCTCAAAATCTCTAAAATCGAGATAGGATATCCAACTTTCATTTACATCGATGTCTGTAACCCTTAAGTCAAAATCATTCCCAAAGATCTGATAAAACCCTTCGCCGAGCATTCCACCTCCGCCGGCAATATATATTTTCTTCTTCATTTTTTATTTTCAGGAACTAAATTATTATTACTTTCGAGCATTCTTACGCAACCAAACTGTCAACTGCATTCCTGAGTTGGTAAATTCCATATACTTCCTGAAAAATGGCTGTAAGATCCTAGGAATGAAGAATATTGTGCAGACTTCATGCTGGCTTCTCTCGACAGTAAATACTAGTTTTTTTTCCCAGTTCTTCAAATGATTTTAAGCCAAACTCATACAAATGAAAAGGAGAATGCATTGGGCTGGTATTAGTTACAAAACTAGTACCTTTCAGTTTGTACACAAGATTTGTGATTCGTGAGATGAGGTGATTGGAGTAAGGAACCTCTATATGGACGACCCCATTTGGCTTCAACCACCGCAGTGCGAGTTCAATGCTCTCGGCGGGGTGATATAAATGTTCGAGAACCGCACCAAACGTTATGAAATCAAAACGTTCTTCATCGTATTCCATTTCCTCGATCATCCCGTATCGTAGCTTGGACCGATCCAATCCCATTTTGTCTATCGCCCGCGCATAAAATGGCTCCGACGGCTCAAAACCGTAGGTGTCAAATCCCGCCTTCTCGAGTGATATCATGCCTTTCCCCAACCCGGCACCTATATCCAACGCCGACATCCCCTCGGTAAACGGAAGCAATTGTTTTGCCGTAATTATCTGATCTGCAAAATATTCGGGCCCCATTGAAAATCATCAGAATGCCAATATTCCTCCGGCGGAATTCCATAGTGGTCGCTTATATCGAAAGGAACCGGCTGGGGCGATGTGAATATGAGCTCGCAACGCCTGCATTTGAAGATCGTAACGGAAATTCCAGGTTTGTTCTTCGAGTCGCGTCCCTGTGAACGATTCAACCGCTGCCCGAGATTTTTATGCAGATCAGGCCCGGATCCGCACATCTCGCAACTATTCACGGCATCAAAAAATATCGGAGGCGATTTTTAGTTTCCATACCCACTCGTTTTCACAGTGCTCTCAAGCACTTCGAGATATTGTTCCTCTACCACGTGTTTCGAAAACTTTTCTAGGACGGTCTGTCGCGCATTGCCCGATTTGTCGTCGCAATTCCGGCGAATCGATCAACTCTGATAGGGCGAAAACCCATTCGTCAACTGTCTTTACCAAAATTCCGTTTTTACCATCTTCTATAAATTGCTGAACAGTGCTGATATCAGTTGCCACACAAGGCAAACCGAAAGCCATATACTGTATCG from Acidobacteriota bacterium includes the following:
- a CDS encoding sugar nucleotide-binding protein, translating into MKKKIYIAGGGGMLGEGFYQIFGNDFDLRVTDIDVNESWISYLDFRDFEAYKKDVYAFDPDYLFHLGAFTSLEYCDLNPDDTYDTNTLSVENAVHISNELDIPLLYISTAGIFDGNQDTYDDWDLPNPLGVYARSKYMGELFVKENKAKHIICRAGWMMGAGPEKDKKFIQKLMKQLKDGNRELFVVNDKMGTPTYTHDFARNVKFLFEKEHWGLYNMVCGGTTGRLEVAIELINILGKNDEIKVIPVNSEYFAKEFFSVRPPSERLINKKLDIRKCNIMRDWKVCLNEYLSTYYAGYLEK
- a CDS encoding class I SAM-dependent methyltransferase, with translation MGPEYFADQIITAKQLLPFTEGMSALDIGAGLGKGMISLEKAGFDTYGFEPSEPFYARAIDKMGLDRSKLRYGMIEEMEYDEERFDFITFGAVLEHLYHPAESIELALRWLKPNGVVHIEVPYSNHLISRITNLVYKLKGTSFVTNTSPMHSPFHLYEFGLKSFEELGKKTSIYCREKPA